One genomic segment of Hordeum vulgare subsp. vulgare chromosome 2H, MorexV3_pseudomolecules_assembly, whole genome shotgun sequence includes these proteins:
- the LOC123425925 gene encoding L-ascorbate oxidase homolog: MGAVRKMAMGGSAVALLSFLIGLPLLSVLVAGEDPYRFFTWNVSYGDIYPLGVKQQGILINGQFPGPQIDAVTNDNLVVNVFNKLNEPFLLSWSGVQQRRNSFEDGVAGTTCPIPAGANFTYILQVKDQIGTYFYFPSLAFHKAAGGFGAIRVLSRPRIPVPFPPPAADYTALIGDWYKANHTDLRYMLDSGKALGFPDGLLINGRGWNGYTFTVRPGMTYRFRITNVGLATSLNIRFQGHTMKLVEVEGSHTMQTSYSSLDVHLGQSYSVLLTADQPALDYAIVVSTRFTTKIISTTAVLHYANSAGKAPGPLPGGPTTQIDWSLNQARSIRWNLTASGPRPNPQGSYHYGQVPTTRTIRLANSAATINGKQRYAVNGVSHVNADTPLKIADYYKIPGVFSVGTISDSPTYGGAYLRTSVMGADYRGYVEIVFENSENEVQSWHIDGYAFWVVGMNGGKWSPASRQIYNLRDGVSRYTVQVYPNAWTAIYMPLDNVGIWNVRSETWARQYLGQQFYLRVWTPSTSWRDEFPIPKNALLCGRAAGRRTRPL, translated from the exons ATGGGCGCGGTTAGGAAGATGGCGATGGGTGGCAGCGCCGTtgctctcctctccttcctcatcGGCCTCCCGCTCCTCTccgtcctcgtcgccggcgaggacCCGTACCGGTTCTTCACGTGGAACGTGAGCTACGGCGACATCTACCCGCTGGGCGTCAAGCAGCAG GGAATACTGATCAATGGCCAGTTCCCGGGGCCGCAGATAGACGCCGTCACCAACGATAACCTCGTCGTCAATGTCTTCAACAAGCTCAACGAGCCATTCCTCCTCTCCTG GAGCGGGGTGCAGCAGCGGCGGAACTCGTTCGAGGACGGCGTGGCCGGCACGACGTGCCCGATACCGGCGGGCGCCAACTTCACCTACATCCTGCAGGTCAAGGACCAGATCGGCACCTACTTCTACTTCCCCTCCCTCGCCTTCCACAAGGCCGCCGGCGGCTTCGGCGCCATCCGCGTCCTCAGCCGCCCCAGGATCCCCGTCCCCTTCCCTCCCCCAGCCGCCGACTACACCGCCCTCATCGGCGACTGGTACAAGGCCAACCATACC GATTTGAGGTACATGCTTGACAGTGGCAAGGCTCTTGGCTTCCCTGATGGCCTGCTCATCAACGGTCGCGGCTGGAACGGCTACACCTTCACCGTCCGGCCCG GTATGACGTACCGTTTCCGGATCACCAACGTGGGGCTGGCCACGTCCCTCAACATCAGGTTCCAGGGGCACACCATGAAGctggtggaggtggagggctcGCACACCATGCAGACCTCATACTCCTCCCTGGACGTGCACCTTGGCCAGTCCTACTCGGTGCTCCTCACGGCGGACCAGCCTGCCTTGGACTACGCCATCGTCGTCTCCACGCGCTTCACCACCAAGATCATATCCACCACCGCCGTCCTGCACTACGCCAACTCCGCCGGCAAGGCTCCCGGACCTCTGCCGGGAGGCCCCACCACCCAGATCGACTGGTCACTCAACCAGGCCCGCTCTATCAG ATGGAACCTGACGGCGAGCGGGCCGAGGCCCAACCCGCAGGGCTCGTACCACTACGGCCAGGTGCCCACCACCAGGACCATCAGGCTGGCCAACTCCGCAGCCACCATCAACGGGAAGCAGAGGTACGCCGTCAACGGCGTGTCGCACGTCAATGCGGACACGCCCCTCAAGATCGCCGACTACTACAAGATCCCCGGCGTGTTCTCGGTGGGCACCATCTCCGACAGCCCGACGTACGGCGGTGCCTACCTACGGACGTCCGTCATGGGGGCCGACTACAGAGGTTACGTCGAGATTGTGTTTGAGAACTCTGAGAACGAGGTGCAGTCGTGGCACATCGACGGCTATGCCTTCTGGGTTGTCGG AATGAATGGAGGAAAATGGTCGCCGGCAAGCAGGCAGATCTACAACTTGAGGGATGGCGTTTCACGCTACACCGTTCAG GTTTACCCCAATGCATGGACTGCAATCTACATGCCCCTTGACAACGTGGGCATATGGAACGTGAGATCGGAGACCTGGGCAAGGCAGTACCTGGGACAGCAGTTCTACCTCCGAGTCTGGACGCCGTCCACGTCGTGGCGCGACGAGTTCCCCATCCCCAAGAATGCCCTCCTCTGCGGCCGAGCCGCCGGACGCCGGACAAggccgctctga